One genomic region from Plasmodium chabaudi chabaudi strain AS genome assembly, chromosome: 7 encodes:
- a CDS encoding fam-a protein, translating to MNIGYIKIVFLLLSVVVYANNKALAAEPESGVEALRRFAKRSNARQNATLIKNTPPSIFSAAIYEQNKNRLCTDYGETQQAKNLMEKAVAHFLYYAHIRDPYILFRRYDNDATLYSMKAEDNSNINKLHLKVHNPNKYDELINTLWNSNITKDFGYTFIYEKIARVYDPNLVMVQHRIKNDTLEFQGYFYAFAAKVEISQDTTAIVYASANINDHNRLNQKPCTNVILKEANSFDGDINSEADIRNGDLAKLFVNLSGYLIKKNGDHLDLFYINSMRLTDSKAPPFIIDVIDVARYLILIRLRDKISEE from the exons atgaatataggatatattaaaatcgtttttttacttttaagTGTGGTTGTATATGCGAATAATAAAGCCCTTGCAGCCGAACCTGAATCAGGCGTTGAAGCTCTACGCCGATTTGCTAAGCGTAGTAATGCTCGACAAAATGCtacattaataaaaaatacaccCCCATCTATTTT TTCAGCTGCaatatatgaacaaaataagaATCGATTATGTACAGATTATGGTGAAACTCAACAAGCAAAAAATCTTATGGAAAAAGCTGTAGCACATTTCCTGTACTATGCACATATTAGGGACccatacattttatttaggAGATATGATAATGATGCAACTTTATATTCTATGAAAGCTGAAGACAATTCAAACATTAACAAACTTCATCTTAAAGTTCACAATCCAAATAAg tatGATGAATTAATAAACACGCTATGGAATTCCAATATTACCAAAGATTTTGGTTACACCTTTATTTAtg AAAAAATTGCCCGTGTATATGATCCAAATTTAGTAATGGTACAACAtcgtataaaaaatgatactCTAGAATTCCAaggatatttttatgctttCGCCGCAAAAGTTGAA ATATCACAAGACACAACTGCAATTGTCTACGCATcagcaaatataaatgatcaTAACAGGCTCAACCAAAAACCATGTACAAACGTTATCTTAAAAGAAGCTAATTCATTCGACGGTGATATAAATTCTGAAGCGGATATTAGAAATGGAGACCTCGCAAAATTGTTTGTTAACTTATCCGGATAtctcattaaaaaaaacggcGATCATCTTGATCTTTTCTACATCAATTct atGCGTCTTACTGATTCCAAGGCTCCCCCCTTCATTATTGACGTAATTGATGTAGCAAGGTACTTGATTCTTATTAGGTTAAGAGACAAAATTAGTGAGGAATAA
- a CDS encoding lysophospholipase, putative, with translation MEEIELNTDELKTTKVRKLDGDPKIGWFCNKKGLLLKTYGWIVQNASGIILLIHGLKSHTRLTFMRMNIKIPSDGGELVVDSDNYYIYKDSWIEKFNQNGYSVYALDLQGHGESQAWNNIRGSANRFDDLVDDVIDYMNYIQDQVSNESQTNDNILNNNQIQDEISNNNQIQDEISNNNQIQDEISNNNQTNDEPYDIVTTKKKRLPIYIIGHSMGGSIAIRILQLLRKEKEDDNNSGDEYDYKKCNIMLDNSTNATEINNSMVEDMINDMRDMDNLSDNSVKLISDKHCITDYENDDPGTSSASTSANMRGSTSASTSVNVGASTSASTGVNVGASTSASTSVNVGASTSASTGVNVGASTSASTSVNVGASTSANAGARPKIVKSKSNVVNANNNPKDSTSGSKTDSINNDSKGSTSEREHAKKYNLLDELNIRGCISLSGMLGLKIVGQPESFIFKYIYLPVTKLMSHLAPYRKTIAEFPYKTSQFIENVFKYDKLRYNEGITYKYLHELIKTMGQLFENAKNMPKDIPLLLIHSKDDGICNYKGSQSFHDKIDVPGKEIYLVENLNHSTTLESGNEDVLRKVLDWINSKNEDTNEAKKEEKIRKKKEKEEAKEEAKKAKEEAKKEKEEAKKAKEEEEKKAKEEAKKEKEEAKKEKEEAKKAKEEEEKKAKEEAKKEKEEAKKEKEEAKKAKEEAKKEKEEAKKAKEEEEKKAKEEAKKEKEEAKKEKEEAKKAKEEEEKKAKEEAKKEKEEAKKEKEEEEKKAKEEEKKAKEDAKKAKEEAKKAKEEDAKKAKEEEKKAKEDAKKAKEEAKKAKEEEEKRAKEEAKKAKEDAKKAKEDAKKAKEDAKKAKEEAKKAKEEEEKRAKEAPKKAKYKSR, from the coding sequence ATGGAAGAAATTGAATTGAATACTGATGAGTTAAAAACTACTAAAGTACGTAAATTAGATGGCGATCCTAAGATAGGATGGTTCTGTAATAAAAAGGGTTtacttttaaaaacatatggGTGGATAGTTCAAAATGCTTCGGGAATTATATTGTTAATACATGGATTAAAATCCCATACTCGACTAACTTTTATGagaatgaatataaaaattccaAGTGACGGTGGAGAGTTAGTAGTAGATAgtgataattattatatttataaagatAGTTGGattgaaaaatttaatcaAAATGGTTATTCAGTATATGCACTAGATTTACAAGGACACGGCGAATCACAAGCATGGAATAATATAAGAGGAAGTGCCAATCGCTTTGATGATTTAGTTGATGATGTAATAGATTATATGAATTACATTCAAGATCAAGTCTCAAACGAAAGCCAAACGAATGATAATATcctaaataataatcaaattCAAGATGaaatttcaaataataatcaaattCAAGATGaaatttcaaataataatcaaattCAAGATGaaatttcaaataataatcaaaCGAATGATGAACCTTATGATATAGTAacaactaaaaaaaaaagacttcctatatatattattgggCATTCGATGGGAGGAAGTATTGCTATAAGAATATTACAATTAttaagaaaagaaaaagaagacGACAATAATTCTGGAGATGAATAtgactataaaaaatgtaacatCATGTTAGACAACTCTACTAATGCTACTGAAATTAACAATTCTATGGTAGAAGATATGATTAATGATATGCGTGATATGGATAATTTGAGTGATAATTCTGTAAAACTTATTTCGGATAAGCATTGCATTACGgattatgaaaatgatgatccGGGTACTTCTAGTGCTAGTACAAGTGCTAACATGCGCGGTAGTACAAGTGCCAGTACAAGTGTTAATGTAGGCGCTAGTACAAGTGCCAGTACAGGTGTTAATGTAGGCGCTAGTACAAGTGCCAGTACAAGTGTTAATGTAGGCGCTAGTACAAGTGCCAGTACAGGTGTTAATGTAGGCGCTAGTACAAGTGCCAGTACGAGTGTTAATGTAGGCGCTAGTACAAGTGCTAATGCAGGTGCTCGACCCAAGATTGTTAAGAGTAAAAGCAACGTAGTTAATGCCAATAATAATCCCAAGGATAGTACTAGTGGAAGTAAAACTGATAGTATCAACAACGATTCCAAAGGTAGTACTAGTGAAAGGGAACatgctaaaaaatataatcttttagatgaattaaatattagAGGTTGTATATCATTATCCGGAATGTTAGGACTCAAAATAGTAGGGCAACCAgaatcatttatatttaaatatatttatttacctgtaacaaaattaatgtCGCATCTTGCACCTTATAGAAAAACAATTGCAGAATTTCCTTATAAAACTTCCCaatttattgaaaatgtatttaaatatgataaactTAGATATAATGAAGGaataacatataaatatttacatgaacttataaaaacaatggGTCAATTGTTTGAGAATGCTAAAAATATGCCCAAAGATATTCCTTTGTTATTAATTCATTCAAAAGATGATGGTATTTGCAATTATAAAGGGTCACAATCATTTCATGATAAAATAGATGTTCCTggtaaagaaatatatcttGTTGAAAACCTAAATCATTCTACAACGTTAGAGTCAGGAAATGAAGATGTTTTAAGAAAAGTTCTGGATTGGATTAATTCGAAAAATGAAGATACCAATGAAGCCAAAaaggaagaaaaaattagaaaaaaaaaggaaaaagaaGAGGCAAAAGAAGAAGCAAAAAAGGCAAAAGAAGAGGcgaaaaaggaaaaagaaGAGGCAAAAAAGGCAAAAGAAGAAGAGGAAAAAAAGGCAAAAGAAGAGgcaaaaaaggaaaaagaagaagcaaaaaaggaaaaagaaGAAGCAAAAAAGGCAAAAGAAGAAGAGGAAAAAAAGGCAAAAGAAGAGgcaaaaaaggaaaaagaagaggcaaaaaaggaaaaagaaGAAGCAAAAAAGGCAAAAGAAGAAgcaaaaaaggaaaaagaaGAAGCAAAAAAGGCAAAAGAAGAAGAGGAAAAAAAGGCAAAAGAAGAGgcaaaaaaggaaaaagaagaagcaaaaaaggaaaaagaaGAAGCAAAAAAGGCAAAAGAAGAAGAGGAAAAAAAGGCAAAAGAAGAGgcaaaaaaggaaaaagaagaagcaaaaaaggaaaaagaaGAAGAGGAAAAAAAGGCAAAAGAAGAGGAAAAAAAGGCAAAAGAAGATGcaaaaaaagcaaaagaAGAGGCAAAAAAGGCAAAAGAAGAAGATGcaaaaaaagcaaaagaAGAGGAAAAAAAGGCAAAAGAAGATGcaaaaaaagcaaaagaAGAGGCAAAAAAGGCAAAAGAAGAAGAGGAAAAAAGGGCAAAAGAAGAGGCAAAAAAGGCAAAAGAAGATGCAAAAAAGGCAAAAGAAGATGcaaaaaaagcaaaagaAGATGcaaaaaaagcaaaagaAGAGGCAAAAAAGGCAAAAGAAGAAGAGGAAAAAAGGGCAAAAGAAGCTCCAAAAAAggcaaaatataaatcaagGTAA
- a CDS encoding CIR protein, translating to MGYQEMCETFIVADQVINGENANITMDDISKNPGFKQYCPNQKCETRRKRISALSTYLFMQLRTMKSAGQYDEYFLMWLGDKLFKMHNKSKGKGRNNNITLYSAYEKYLNNHRGYLDYWALLNNISGLKEANLEHMHKFYRLLNDICKTIVYYIHKDSKNNNLIMNSTECSNQYMFLYQNVFKCNSYLHLLDNLKKIYDSFRAAVKNIDPKSAAYLQTLTTKENSDLYFAKNFKTFEFNGSGCQLQYDDNIFETLEKAKLHGNQTNDKTKGDGITQIGQMQSSVDQIPSKELVPGSQGATSDTTSSKSHNEIDTLTGTKSELRDSQNKPGIQGDEKRDSGVIKLNQMIDSNSETVNSETSGNGMGNSIDGTLNPNSEPNILGASSDPATTYSSVASFDIGLSIGDVALKGMEQLSNVFEFFNKNKEKITKTTNTIQKIYSTSVFNIKSAFNEYINIFNGIIDHISNQPEKVGIPPILGGNQSESGSPGTNSPTFNDLPTPQKDSSQTSSETSPKPKEQTSALKSSQDLSGNKSFDKNDHLGSQNPVANTVTKSEHSGIEVKENETTGISGIYILKGYKQVEISIIVLLIPIALAIMHKYLKFGWRKELKKKKNMKHIINLFDVNKAPKTVINPINGKRPMQIIINSPTQKKQIKKSINPVYRERFPLLNIYKLMQADPVPFINLFFLLTFLFIKEKTILWNYKFN from the exons ATGGGTTATCAAGAAATG TGTGAGACATTTATTGTAGCTGATCAGGTTATTAATGGTGAAAATGCCAATATTACGATGGATGATATTAGCAAGAACCCAGGGTTCAAACAATATTGTCCTAACCAAAAATGTGAAACAAGAAGGAAACGTATTAGTGCCTTGAGCacgtatttatttatgcaaTTAAGAACAATGAAAAGTGCTGGTCAATATGATGAGTATTTTTTGATGTGGCTAGGcgataaattatttaagatGCACAATAAAAGCAAAGGGAAAGGAAGAAACAATAACATTACTTTATATTCGGCTTATGAAaagtatttaaataatcataGAGGATATTTGGATTATTGGGCtctattaaataatataagtgGTTTGAAAGAAGCTAATCTTGagcatatgcataaattttataggCTGCTTAATGACATATGTAAAAcaattgtatattatatacacaaagattcaaaaaataataatcttATTATGAATTCTACCGAATGTTCTAATCAATATATGTTTCTTTatcaaaatgtttttaaatgtaattcatatcttcatttattagataatttaaaaaaaatatatgatagcTTTAGAGCCGCTGTTAAGAATATTGATCCAAAATCAGCAGCTTATCTTCAAACACTTACAACGAAAGAAAATAgcgatttatattttgcgaaaaattttaaaacatttgaGTTCAATGGTTCAGGGTGTCAATTACAATATGATGATAACATATTCGAAACTTTGGAGAAAGCCAAACTTCATGGGAACCAAACAAATGATAAAACCAAAGGGGACGGCATTACACAAATTGGTCAAATGCAAAGTTCAGTGGATCAAATACCAAGTAAAGAATTGGTACCAGGGAGTCAAGGGGCAACATCAGATACTACATCAAGCAAATCCCACAATGAAATCGACACCCTAACAGGTACAAAAAGCGAATTGAGAGATTCTCAAAATAAACCTGGCATTCAAGGGGATGAAAAAAGAGATTCAGGcgttataaaattaaatcaaATGATCGATTCAAATAGTGAAACTGTTAACTCCGAAACTTCAGGTAATGGGATGGGGAATTCAATTGATGGAACATTAAATCCAAATAGTGAGCCAAATATATTAGGGGCATCCTCAGATCCGGCTACAACATATTCATCCGTGGCATCTTTTGATATAGGATTATCAATTGGGGATGTCGCATTAAAAGGAATGGAGCAATTAAGTAATGTTTTCGagttttttaataaaaataaggaaaaaattacaaagaCCACGAATACAATTCAGAAAATTTATAGTACATCTGtgtttaatataaaaagcgCTTtcaatgaatatattaatatttttaatggcATTATTGATCATATAAGTAACCAACCTGAAAAAGTAGGCATACCTCCTATCTTAGGTGGTAATCAATCTGAGTCAGGCAGCCCAGGTACGAATTCGCCCACATTTAATGACTTACCAACGCCTCAAAAAGATTCATCTCAAACATCATCAGAAACGTCACCAAAACCTAAGGAGCAAACTAGCGCACTGAAATCGTCTCAGGATTTATCTGGAAACAAAagttttgataaaaatgatcaTTTAGGATCTCAAAATCCAGTGGCAAATACAGTGACCAAATCAGAACATTCTGGAATTGaagtaaaagaaaatgaaacaaCAGGAATAAgtggtatatatatactcaAAGGATACAAACAAGTTGAAATTTCAATTATAGTTCTTTTAATACCCATTGCTTTAGCTATTATGCACAAG tATTTGAAATTTGGATGGAGAAAGGAattgaagaagaaaaaaaacatgaaacatattataaatttgtttgaTGTAAATAAAGCGCCAAAAACAGTTATAAATCCAATTAATGGTAAAAGACCGatgcaaataattataaattcgCCGACTCAAAAAAagcaaattaaaaaatctaTAAATCCCGTTTATAGGGAAAGATTtccattattaaatatatacaaacttATGCAAGCCGACCCTGtaccatttattaatttattttttttgttgacttttttgtttataaaagaaaagacGATTCTTTggaattataaatttaattaa
- a CDS encoding fam-c protein encodes MNKRVFSLVCIVLYAVLAVSIHCSQNKVSGAGNKNAHDTKEVNKSNKKNDIESKCETKLMNSHPKDDKYKNTTDYNGFIRTARSTGEAITMFHVKKM; translated from the exons atgaataaaaggGTATTTAGCTTAGTTTGTATCGTCTTGTATGCCGTTTTGGCTGTATCAATACATTGCTCCCAGAATAAA GTATCTGGTGcaggaaataaaaacgcTCATGATACCAAAGAAGTAAACAAaagtaacaaaaaaaatgatatagaaTCTAAATGTGAAACTAAATTAATGAATAGCCATCCTAAAGAtgataaatacaaaaataccACCGATTACAATGGTTTTATTCGTACGGCAAGATCGACGGGGGAAGCAATCACCATGTTTCACGTGAAAAAGATGTAA
- a CDS encoding lysophospholipase, putative — MEGIELNNDELRSTTISKLDGDPKIGWICNKKGLLLKTYGWLVKNAAGIILLIHGFRVHTRLTFMRINLQMPNNNEDIVVDTNNYYIYKDSWIEKFNQNGYSVYALDLQGHGESQAWNNVRGEFSSFDDLVDDVIQYMNQIQDEISNDNQTNDDILNNNQTNDDILNNNQMNDESYDIVATKKKKLPMYVIGYSMGGNIALRMLQVLNKEKGYNINTGESDNYKKCKAILDNSNHINEIDNDMNNSKNDDPGTSSAGTSATANASTSDKHVEYDNYLDKFNIKGCISLSSMITLNETRNVGNILIKYLYLPVTSLLSRVAPNAKFPSDPDYKQFEYINNTYRYDKFRNPDETKFKYVYELLKATVDVNYNINYMPKDIPLLFLHSSDDSVCHYQGTVSFHSKAKVETKNIYIFDKLDHAITAAPGNEEVLNLIINWINNLRMNDGDKIKHEIEDKKKNEI, encoded by the coding sequence ATGGAAGGAATTGAATTGAATAATGATGAATTAAGAAGTACTACAATAAGTAAATTAGATGGTGATCCTAAGATAGGTTGgatatgtaataaaaagggtttacttttaaaaacatatggGTGGCTAGTTAAAAATGCTGCAGGAATTATATTGTTAATACATGGATTCAGAGTTCATACTCGATTAACTTTTATGAgaataaatttacaaatgCCAAATAACAATGAAGACATTGTAGTAGACACTAATAAttactatatttataaagatAGTTGGattgaaaaatttaatcaAAATGGTTATTCAGTGTATGCACTAGATTTACAAGGACACGGCGAATCACAAGCATGGAATAATGTAAGAGGTGAATTTAGTTCTTTTGATGATCTAGTTGATGATGTAATACAATATATGAATCAAATTCAAGATGAAATCTCAAATGATAATCAAACGAATGATGATATtctaaataataatcaaaCGAATGATGATATcctaaataataatcaaatGAATGATGAATCTTATGATATAGTGgcaactaaaaaaaaaaaacttccTATGTATGTTATTGGATATTCGATGGGGGGAAATATTGCTTTAAGAATGTTACAagtattaaataaagaaaaaggaTATAACATTAATACTGGAGAGTCAGataactataaaaaatgtaaagcCATATTAGACAATTCTAATCATATTAATGAAATTGATAATGATATGAATAATTCTAAAAATGACGATCCAGGTACTTCTAGTGCTGGTACCTCTGCTACGGCAAATGCTAGTACTAGTGACAAACATGTAGAATACGATAATTATTTAGATAAATTCAATATTAAAGGTTGTATATCTTTATCTAGTATGATTACATTAAATGAAACGCGAAATGttggaaatatattaattaagtATTTGTATTTACCTGTAACAAGCTTACTGTCTCGTGTCGCGCCTAATGCAAAATTCCCGTCAGATCCAGATTACAAGCAGTtcgaatatattaataatacatatagatatgataaatttagaaatcctgatgaaacaaaatttaaatatgtatatgaaCTTCTAAAAGCAACAGTCGACgtgaattataatattaattatatgccAAAAGATAttcctttattatttcttcattCATCAGATGATAGTGTTTGTCATTATCAAGGGACTGTTTCGTTTCATAGTAAAGCAAAAgttgaaacaaaaaatatatatatttttgataagCTGGATCATGCTATAACGGCAGCACCAGGAAATGAAGAAGTTTTAAacttaattattaattggattaataatttaagaaTGAATGATggagataaaataaaacatgaaatagaagacaaaaaaaaaaatgaaatataa